The genomic window GCCACACCTTCAGTTTCATCACCTGTCCTGAGGGATAATCCCTGGCGCTTCCCCCCTTTAACCAGCAGGCGGGAAAGCCTGTCATCACGGTGTGCCGACGGGCTTATAATATCTACTCTTTCAAGCCATTTCATTTCTGCAATCAACGCTTTAAGCCGCTTTGCTCCCCTCTCGCCGGCCGTCGCCACAACATCAGAGACAATGACAAGACGCCCCCTTTCAAGCTTTATTTCCTTTAGTTTTTTAAATGCCTTTTCAAGGTTTGTCGCACCGAGCGGCATCATACCATCCAATTTTTCAAGAAGTTTTTTCAGCCCCTTCTTTCCACTTTTCTTACCCAGAAAAGTGCTGTCCTGATCAAAAGCATAAAGGTGAAGCCTTTCTATATTCAATTTTCCGGTAATGGATTTGAGATAATCAACGGTACCCTTAAAGTAGGGAGCCTGAGATGCAGAACTATCAACGAGGAGCACCAGGTCTTCAATCTTTTCTTCTTTAGCAAAACCTTTACTGTCCCCTCTGCCATAAGGAATAACGCTGACAGCCATTAACTTTCCGCTTCGCATGGCCAGCGCCTCTTTCCCTTTCAGTAGGGACTTCATACGAAAGTCATCTTCAGGAAGATAATGAAACTTTTCGACATTAAGGATATTAGGAGTCTTCATTTTACCGCCAGGACTGCTGATGGCAGATTGTTTATTATTGCTGCCAAAGCTGTCTCTATCATAGATCACCTTGACTTTGAACTCGTCCAGTTTGGGGAGGCCTTTTAAAGGAAGTTCATAATCGATGGACTGTCTTTCCAGACGCTGTGAATAGGAAAGGATGATCGTCTTGTCTGATTTCGGTTCAATGGGAAAAATACGGGCATTAAAACGATTGCCGCTGTCACTTTCAAGAAGCGCAGGATCCTGCCTCCTGTGAAGAAAGTCCTCATAAATCTGCCGGGCGCGTTTTCTTTCAACAACTTCCCCCTCCTGGAAATCATTCCCTATTCTCATTGCAAACCTGCTTATGGCAGCATTATCCGGCAGGATGATCTGAAAACGCCCTTCACGGCGTCTGTCTTCAGGATTATGAAAGACCATTTCAAGTTCCGTGAAGGCCAGAAAACCGTCAAGCACAACCCTTGCCTCAAACCGTTTAAGATCGAGACCGGTTCCGTCTGAGGCGGTTAGTGAAACAGGAGAAATCTCCTTAAAAGCGTAACAATCAGGCTCAGACAGAAAAACAGCAGTAACAATAATCAGAGATAAAAGCTTCTTCATCCAGGACTCCTATAAAATCAATATTGCTGTTAACCCACAGCAGCGCAAATATTCTTTATATCATATTACCTTTTTCAATGCGCGGCATATTTTGCTAAATAGTATCCATCCAGAAACTATAATTAACGAAACTTTGTTTTCAATTCGGAAAGGAGGAATTTTTTGCAAGGTCAAGGAAATCAAAAGTTTCGCCGAATTGTACTACTGTACATGGCACAAGCAAAGCCGAAGATTGACACAGAGATTGCGAAAAAACACCCTTGACCGATGAAAACTAAATAAGTGGCAAATATTGCTCATATTTATCTTCAACAGCCTATAGACTCTTTGTATCATCTAAAGCGGAAAAAAGAAATGATTTATCGACGAACAGGGGCTGACAATAGAAAAGATGAAAGGAGAAGGCATTACACAGATGACAGCGGTACCAGCAGATAAACTTTCTCTATAAGACTGGCAAGCCCCCTCGATTTAAAAAGCGGCTCTTCCTCGATAATGTCGCGGCTCAAAACGTTGCGGACATGAAAGGTATCGGAATAGAGCTTCTTCACCTCATCAACTGTCACGGAAAAGGGCGGACCATTCATCTCACCTTCCCCATAGGAGAGCGTTAAAAGCAGCATGGGCACATTCTGAGGGAGGTTCTTTTTCAAATGGGCAGCATAACGTTCCCGCATGTCAGGAGGCAATGCAATAAGGGAGGCCCTGTCATAGACAGCCCTCACATCTTTTAAATCATCTGTCGTGAGATCAAATAAATCACCGCATAAAAGGCTTATGTCTCCACAGTGGTATCGTGAAAACAACCCCGGTTTTCGGCAGTCAGGCTGAAGCCCCTTTTCACTAAAGAAGGCCTCACAGGCAAGAGAACTCAGTTCCACACCGAGAACCGGGTAACCCTCCCCGGCCAGCCAGGACATATCCCGGCTTTTGCCGCAAAGAGGAACAAAGACAGTCCTTCCTTTTTCAAGACCAATCTCTGGCCAAAACTTCTTCAAATAGGGATTGATTTCATCCTGGTGAAAACCTGTCTCCCCTTTTTTCCATTTTGAAATCCAGAATTCACGATTCATTAAACAACGCCTCAATTATTGATTATTTGTCCATCGAGAAAACATAAAAACACTCTAAATGCCCGTACAATACAACCAAACCGGGGCATTATCTGTGGGAACAGGGATTTATACTGTCTTAACGAGGGCAATCAAACCTTATCAATTCCTGCCCTGAAGGGGACACCCTGATTCCATCTTCTAAGCGAGTTTACAAACCTGCCACAGATAATAGCTGAGCAAGGGAAGCCGCAGACCAGGTTGTGAACGGCTTTCTCCTGCATAGGTACTTTTCTTTGCCGGCGTTTCCGCCCCGGAAGGAAAAGAAAAGGACTTATACATACTTTAAAAATCATATCTTTAACCCTAACATAGCGGAGCAGAGCAAAGCCTTTAATAATCATCCACCACCCTTGCCAATGTCAATACCTTCACTTCTTTCGCCCCGGCCTTTTTTAAAACACGGCTGCACTCCATGACGGTAGCCCCCGTTGTGTAAACATCATCGACAAGAAGTATGCTTTTCCCTTCAACAGACGCTCCCTTCCTGACGGCAAAGGCATTTTTTACGTTCTCTAACCTCCTGGCTCTTTTCATACCCACCTGGGGCGGCGTATCTCTTATCCTCTCCAGGAGAAAGGACGACCTCTTTTTAGAGCATTTTTCGGCAAGGGACGAAGCAAGAAGTTGTGACTGGTTAAATCCTCTTTCCCTCAACCTCGATTTATGAAGAGGCACGGCAACAAGGTTGTCAAAAGAAGACGCCATGAAAGAATGGCAGCAAAGCAATTCAGCCAAAGGAGAGGCAAGGGACGTTTTATTTGAATATTTCAGCCTTTTGATGGCCTCCGCCAGTTCCCCTCCGTAGAGATAGAGTGATGCCGCCTCATCAAAGTGCGGCTTATCGGTAATACATGAACCACAGGGATGATCAGCGCCTTCCCGGCTTATGAAGGGTATTCCACAGATAGTGCAGCAAGGGGACTTGACAGGCTCGAATCCTTTCAG from Deltaproteobacteria bacterium includes these protein-coding regions:
- a CDS encoding thiopurine S-methyltransferase, with the translated sequence MNREFWISKWKKGETGFHQDEINPYLKKFWPEIGLEKGRTVFVPLCGKSRDMSWLAGEGYPVLGVELSSLACEAFFSEKGLQPDCRKPGLFSRYHCGDISLLCGDLFDLTTDDLKDVRAVYDRASLIALPPDMRERYAAHLKKNLPQNVPMLLLTLSYGEGEMNGPPFSVTVDEVKKLYSDTFHVRNVLSRDIIEEEPLFKSRGLASLIEKVYLLVPLSSV
- a CDS encoding ComF family protein, which produces MENLFLKLPDSLREIYHSFIDLLLPPSCPLCRKNLDKYEICNGCLKGFEPVKSPCCTICGIPFISREGADHPCGSCITDKPHFDEAASLYLYGGELAEAIKRLKYSNKTSLASPLAELLCCHSFMASSFDNLVAVPLHKSRLRERGFNQSQLLASSLAEKCSKKRSSFLLERIRDTPPQVGMKRARRLENVKNAFAVRKGASVEGKSILLVDDVYTTGATVMECSRVLKKAGAKEVKVLTLARVVDDY